A region from the Candidatus Dependentiae bacterium genome encodes:
- a CDS encoding topology modulation protein (In Listeria monocytogenes this protein binds a specific sites on DNA, influencing the topology and transcription; regulates flaA, proU and ompC; is osmoregulated) — MIKPSHRKIVIIGNAGSGKTTLALQIQEKLQLPLYHLDQYQWKPHWEKRDLEEFHAIHNDLLEQEAWIIEGLALKVLRHRVLCADVVIFLDISRSRCIYNVFKRLIANYGKVIPGNSEDCKQWFNFKFFTFLKWICDFNKRHRNLVVDTLDQFKDKKQIYILKSPKEMDDFIKQITKDI, encoded by the coding sequence ATGATTAAACCATCTCATAGAAAAATAGTTATTATCGGTAATGCTGGCTCGGGTAAGACAACATTGGCACTCCAGATTCAAGAAAAGCTCCAACTGCCACTATACCATCTTGACCAATATCAGTGGAAGCCTCATTGGGAAAAACGTGATTTGGAGGAGTTTCACGCTATACATAATGATTTATTGGAACAGGAAGCATGGATTATAGAAGGGTTAGCTCTTAAAGTTCTTCGTCATCGTGTTCTATGCGCGGATGTTGTTATATTTTTAGATATTTCACGTTCTCGATGCATCTACAATGTGTTTAAACGATTAATTGCCAACTATGGCAAAGTAATTCCGGGTAATTCTGAAGATTGTAAGCAATGGTTCAATTTCAAATTTTTTACGTTCTTGAAGTGGATTTGTGATTTTAATAAACGGCATAGAAATCTGGTTGTTGATACCCTTGATCAGTTCAAAGATAAAAAACAGATCTATATTCTGAAATCACCAAAAGAGATGGATGATTTTATAAAGCAGATAACCAAAGATATTTAA
- a CDS encoding GNAT family N-acetyltransferase yields MNKHGDQETVTFKKITEDDVPLLRTWFQEPHVEQWWPTPEAEEDFIKHFVTRSRSKDTFAYISKLNDVPFGYIQYYYFNRDDQNTGGIWAPGDLPETTVGIDQLIGDPQYLGKGYGTRMLQEFITYITQVLEPHITTIILDPKPTNTVAIKCYEKVGFKRVGVVDAPWGPALFMRYDVK; encoded by the coding sequence ATGAACAAACATGGAGACCAAGAAACGGTCACCTTCAAGAAAATCACAGAAGATGATGTGCCATTACTGCGTACATGGTTTCAAGAACCTCATGTAGAGCAATGGTGGCCAACACCAGAGGCAGAAGAAGACTTTATTAAACACTTTGTTACTCGCAGTCGCTCAAAAGATACTTTTGCCTACATTTCAAAACTTAATGATGTTCCTTTTGGTTATATCCAGTATTATTACTTCAATCGCGATGATCAAAACACGGGTGGCATATGGGCGCCAGGTGATTTGCCTGAAACCACGGTGGGCATTGATCAATTGATAGGTGATCCACAGTATCTGGGTAAAGGTTACGGCACACGTATGCTTCAAGAATTTATTACCTATATAACACAAGTTTTGGAGCCACATATAACAACGATTATTCTTGATCCTAAGCCGACGAATACTGTTGCCATTAAGTGTTATGAGAAAGTTGGTTTTAAGCGTGTTGGCGTTGTTGATGCTCCATGGGGCCCAGCACTCTTTATGAGATATGATGTTAAATAG
- a CDS encoding phosphotransferase, which yields MANPWQAENIIESEKALMLIKSQFPELNASTITLFGSGWDNTAYLINNEYIFRFPRREVAVNLLMHEMVALPQLANKLPIAIPNPQWQGEPTKEYPWPFLGYRILPGHTACNANLSDEQRVAFVEPLAQFLKVLHHVPIQAFENIIPGDVIDRLNVAVRTSRIIALMEELESLGLLPHKDALCNIIEYSQKLSLLQEKVIVHGDLYVRHFLIDEYNHLTGIIDWGDIHLNSPAADLAVIHSFLPPHTHVRFKEIYGPISQDTWDLARFRAINHCLNLINFGHKSGDHALEREGKLGIDYIVKSFDNNVKKQ from the coding sequence ATGGCAAATCCTTGGCAAGCAGAGAATATTATTGAATCAGAAAAAGCATTAATGCTCATAAAAAGTCAATTTCCTGAACTTAATGCTTCGACTATTACTTTATTTGGATCGGGTTGGGATAATACTGCTTACTTAATCAACAATGAATATATCTTCAGGTTTCCACGAAGAGAAGTTGCTGTGAATTTGCTGATGCATGAAATGGTTGCATTGCCACAATTAGCCAATAAGCTACCGATCGCTATTCCTAATCCTCAGTGGCAAGGTGAGCCAACTAAAGAATACCCTTGGCCATTTCTTGGCTATCGAATATTGCCCGGTCATACAGCATGCAACGCTAATCTTTCAGATGAGCAACGTGTAGCGTTCGTAGAACCACTGGCGCAGTTTTTAAAAGTTCTACATCATGTTCCAATTCAAGCATTTGAAAATATTATTCCAGGAGATGTGATAGACAGACTTAATGTTGCGGTTCGTACTTCAAGAATTATAGCATTAATGGAAGAGTTAGAATCGTTAGGGTTACTGCCACACAAAGATGCTCTATGTAACATTATTGAATATTCGCAAAAATTATCGCTGCTTCAAGAAAAAGTAATTGTTCATGGTGATTTATATGTGCGACATTTCCTCATCGATGAGTACAATCATCTTACGGGAATTATTGATTGGGGAGATATTCATTTGAATTCACCCGCAGCAGATCTTGCTGTTATTCATAGTTTTTTACCACCACATACTCATGTGCGCTTTAAAGAAATCTATGGACCAATCTCACAAGATACATGGGATCTTGCACGATTTCGAGCGATTAATCATTGTTTGAACCTCATTAATTTTGGACATAAGTCTGGTGACCATGCTCTTGAGCGCGAGGGCAAACTGGGCATCGATTACATTGTTAAATCTTTTGATAACAATGTGAAGAAGCAATGA